The genome window TATTGAGCTGAGCAAACGGCGGCTGATTAACGGCAATACCACCAATTTAAATGATTTTAACAATATCAAATATAGCTGGACGAGCGATTGGTATCGGCAGGCGATGAATAATTTTTGGATTCCGGAAGAAATCAATATGAGCCAGGATGTCAAGGATTACCGGCTGCTGGATGAGGCGGAAAAGACAGCGTATGATAAAATTTTATCATTTCTGATTTTTTTAGACAGTATTCAAACGGCCAATTTGCCCAATATCAGTGAATATATTACCGCCAATGAGGTCAATTTATGTTTAAATATTCAGACCTTTCAGGAAGCGGTGCATTCGCAAAGCTACGGCTATATTTTAGACAGTATCTGCTCGCCGGAGGAAAGAACGGAGATTCTTTATCAGTGGCGGGATGATCCGCACTTGCTGGCCAGAAATAAGTTTATCGGCGACCTGTACAATGAGTTTTATGAGGAAAAATCGCCGTGGCTTTTGGCCAAAACCATGATTGCCAACTATATTTTGGAAGGAATTTATTTTTATTCGGGCTTTATGTTCTTTTATAATTTGGGCAGAATGGGCAAAATGCCCGGCACCGTGCAGGAAATCCGCTATATCAACCGGGATGAAAACACGCATTTGTGGCTGTTCCGGTCAATGCTGCTGGAGTTGAAAAAAGAAGAGCCGGAGCTGTTTACCGAGGAAAAGGTGGCGGTGTACAAGGCGATGATAAAGGAAGGGGCGGAGCAGGAAATCCGCTGGGGTCAGTATGTGCTGGATAACAAGATTCCGGGGCTGACCAATCAGATGGTGGAGGCCTATATCAAGTATTTGGGTAATCAGCGCAGTATGGCGCTGGGATTTGGCCCGATTTATGATGAGTATCAAACCGAGCCGGATGCGATGAGCTGGGTTAGCGAGTACTCCGATCCCAATCAAATCAAGACGGATTTCTTTGAAGGCAAGCCAAGTGCTTATTCCAAGGCGGCAGTGATTGAGGATGATTTGTAGATGACAGTTTAGGCGAGTATAGATATATATTTTACAGCAGACAAGCAGATATTTGAGCTGATGCGACCGGAAAGCAAGGTTTTCACGGAAAGTGTTCGGCATAAATATCTGCTCGTTTGATGTCCGCCGGAATAATCGCTGAGATATTGAACTTTTGAATTGATATTATTTGCCTGATAAACCGAGAAAAAAGGGGAATTTAACAGCAATATGCCCGATTTTCTTTTACGAACAGAAACAAACTGAAAAAAACAACTGATAAAACCTAAAATTTTAAACATAATTCCTGATATATTGCCTTTACTTATCATCGAAAATTGATAAAATAAAAATATACAAGGTTTTCTTGGTTTCCTGTTTCTGGCAACTTGACTTTGACTTAGTTTAAAGACAGAAAAAGGTGCATTTAAGATGAAACAAAGAAAACCGGAAACCGGCAGTCAGCAATTTAACAGGAGGGTAGGATATGAAGCCACGGGCAATTTTAAAACTGATCGCAGCAGTAATGTGTATAACATTCCTTTTGGGCGGATGTTCAGGGCAAAGCAGCGGAGATAAGAAAACAGAGGAGACAGCTAAAGAGGCAACGGGGGATAAGACCGGCACAACCGGACAAACAGACGCGGCCGATCAGCAGAAAGAAAAATCGGAGCAGACCAAAACGGTTATTAATATTTGGTCCAAAGACCGGCATGATGCTAAGTATGTGCAGGCCAAGGTTGATGAATACAATCAAAAACATCAGGATGTCGAGGTCGTTTATACTTTATACACGGATAATTATCTGCAGGCGGTTGATTTAGCCGCTCAAAACGGAGAGCTGCCGGATGTCCTGGTGTTTCAGGAAATGGTATTTGAAAAATATTTAGCACAGGGACAATGGCTGGATCTGTATCCTTATATGGATGATGACATGAAGAAATATTTTGCCGACGTAATATTTGAAGGCTTAAATGAATTGGACGGCAAGCTATATTTTATTCCAACCACCGGTACGACTTGCCGCTTGTTCTACAATAAGGAAATTTTAGAGCGGGCCGGAATTGCCCAGCCGCCGAAAACGATGGAAGAGGTTTTAGAGGACGCGCGCAAGATCACCGCCCAGCTGAAGGGCGAGGGGATCTATGGCTTTGCTGCCAATATGAAAAGCGCCGCTTCGGCATTAAACCGTTCCATGCTGATTGGCCTGCAAAGAGAAACCGGCACGGTCAATGGCTATAATTTTAAGGAAGGAAAATACGATTTCTCGGTGTGGAAAGATGAGCTTTTACTGTGGAAAGAGTTGCTGAAAGAGGATTCAGCTATGCCGGGCTGTGAGTCTTTGGATATTGATCCCCTTCGGACACAATTCGCTGCCGGAAAAATCGGCATGTATTTTTCTTATTCTCATGCCGAGCCGGGAGTTTACGCTAATCAATTCCCGATGGATTCGGCTAAATGGGATGCGGTTCCGATTCCGACAATTGGCGGCAAAGAAGTAGGCAAACAAAACTTTGGAGCGACCTCCGCTTATTTGATCAATGCCAAGAGCGCTAATGTGGAAAAGGCTTTTCAGGTTTATAAGGAACTATTTACTTCGGAGGACTATCTGCGGGGATATTATGAAAGCGGCTGCGGTGTCAGCATTATTCCGGCGATTGTCGCCAGTGCCAATCCCAGTGATGATTTTAAAAATAAGGAATGGCTGCGCATCAACCCGGATATAGACGCGATTATGCCGAAAGATCCAAGTCGGGCTTTTGCATCGGGAGTGATTGTTGAAGGCGAAGATATGTTTAAAGTGGCTGAGTCTGTTTATTACGGTGACGCCGATGTTGATCAGGCTTTGGCTGATTTAACCGAGCGCTATAACAAGGCTTATCAGGAGGCGGTTAAAAACGGCAGTGCACATGAAATTAAATGGCCGGATTATGATCCGATGAAACCAACTCTGAAATAAAAAGTTAGGGAACTGCCGCGTTCTGTCATAATTTCAGCTCTGAGTCAGGCTCAGTACAGACGCTGAAATCGGGACGCGGCAGCCTTTTTAGAAGGAGACAGCATATGAAGGCTCAAAAACGAAAATTGCGGCCTGCCAAAAGCCGGAATCTTGTTGGCAAACAAGCAAGCAAAAAAATCAGGGAAAATATTGATTCCTATGTATTTATGCTGCCCAATTTGATTTTATTTATTTCCTGCTCGCTGTATCCGGTTTTGTGGGCGCTGAAATATGTATTTTATCAATATGGCGGCTATGGCAGCGGCGAGATTCGATTTGTCGGTTTGGCTAATTTGGAACGAATTTTTCGGGACAAAGTTTATTGGGAAAGTCTTGGCCGGACATTTATTTATGGCTTTGGCAAGGTGGGCATCATTATTCCGCTGGCTTTTCTGCTGGCTTATTTTTTAAATGAAAACAAAAAGTTTCATACAGCGGCGCAAAGCATTATTTTTTTACCGACCATCATGAGTTCGGCGGTGATGGGGCTGGTTTTTTACCTGCTGTTTAACGCCTATAACGGTGAGATTAATAAAATGCTGATGACCGGCGGCATTATCAATCAACCGATTAACTGGCTGGGCAAGCGCCATGCCATGAAAACTTTGGTTTTAACCGCAATTTGGGGAGGTCTGGGCAATTACATGGTTTATTTTATTGCCGGGATTCAGCAGGTATCGACAGAAGTAATCGAAAGTGCTAAAATAGACGGAGCAGGCCGGATAAAAACCATCTGGTATATCCTTTTGCCGATGCTGGGGCCGGTGCTTAAAATTATTTTAATGCTGGCGATTACGTCGGCCTTCAGCGATATTTCCAATGTTATGGTTTTGACCGAGGGTGGGCCGAACAATCAAACGATGGTGTCATCTTTGTATAATTACCGTTATTTTTTTCCGGTGTCAGCAACTGAATCAACGGTTCCCCAATACGGCTACGGTGCGGCTGTCAGTGTGATGACTGCGTTTGTGGCGGGGCTGGTAACTTTGCTTTATCTGAAAATTGCCCGTAAATTGGATGACATTTATTAGGAGCAGCCGATGGAAAAAATTAGACCAAAACAGAAAAAGGTTTTCCGGCCGGGAAAAATAGCAGCGGCGGGAGTCCGGTATGCTTTTGTGCTGGCGATGATGGCGTTTACTCTTTATCCGGTGATTTATACTCTGGTCGGTTCGTTTAAGACAAACGCGGAGCTGACGCAGGGAGTCAGTTTTTTCCCCAGTGAGTGGCAGCTTCAGAATTATTATCACGCTTTTGTGGAGGCGGATTTTCTTCGCTATTCCGTTAACAGCTTGATTGTATCCGGCTCTGTTATGGCTTTGGCGATGCTGACTTCCTCGTTGGCGGGTTTTGCTATGGCCAGATGCAGTTTCGCCGGAAAAAAACTTTGGCTGGCGCTTTACTTATCGATGATGTTTGTTTCGCTGGGGTCGATTACTTTGTATCCGATTTATGGGATTATGCGCGCCTTCAATTTGCATAAAAGTTTGTTGGGCTTAATCTTAACAATGACCGGCGGGCAAGCGGCCAATGTTTTTTTGATTATGGGCTTTATTAAGTCGATTCCCCGCCAGCTTGATGAGGCGGCAATCATTGACGGCTGTTCGGTTTATCAGGTCTATGGCCGGATCATACTGCCGTTAATTAAGCCGATTTTAGGTGTAGTAGCTTTATTTTCTTTTCGCAATACCTGGAATGATTATATTACCGGTTTGATCATGACCATCGGCGCACCGCAGCTGAAAACCCTGACGGTGGCGGTGGTTCAGCTGAAGTATTCGGTCAATGCAGCGGCTGAATGGCATATTATGCTGGCGGGAGCTTCGATTGCAATCATTCCCATTCTACTGGTCTATTTGCTGGCCAGCCGCAGTTTTATTGCCGGGCTGACAGCCGGAGCTATGAAGGGATAGATCGCGCGGTGACAGAGGGCTGCAAAATTCCGACCCAGTGCCGAA of Lachnospiraceae bacterium oral taxon 500 contains these proteins:
- a CDS encoding ABC transporter substrate-binding protein: MKPRAILKLIAAVMCITFLLGGCSGQSSGDKKTEETAKEATGDKTGTTGQTDAADQQKEKSEQTKTVINIWSKDRHDAKYVQAKVDEYNQKHQDVEVVYTLYTDNYLQAVDLAAQNGELPDVLVFQEMVFEKYLAQGQWLDLYPYMDDDMKKYFADVIFEGLNELDGKLYFIPTTGTTCRLFYNKEILERAGIAQPPKTMEEVLEDARKITAQLKGEGIYGFAANMKSAASALNRSMLIGLQRETGTVNGYNFKEGKYDFSVWKDELLLWKELLKEDSAMPGCESLDIDPLRTQFAAGKIGMYFSYSHAEPGVYANQFPMDSAKWDAVPIPTIGGKEVGKQNFGATSAYLINAKSANVEKAFQVYKELFTSEDYLRGYYESGCGVSIIPAIVASANPSDDFKNKEWLRINPDIDAIMPKDPSRAFASGVIVEGEDMFKVAESVYYGDADVDQALADLTERYNKAYQEAVKNGSAHEIKWPDYDPMKPTLK
- a CDS encoding carbohydrate ABC transporter permease, producing the protein MEKIRPKQKKVFRPGKIAAAGVRYAFVLAMMAFTLYPVIYTLVGSFKTNAELTQGVSFFPSEWQLQNYYHAFVEADFLRYSVNSLIVSGSVMALAMLTSSLAGFAMARCSFAGKKLWLALYLSMMFVSLGSITLYPIYGIMRAFNLHKSLLGLILTMTGGQAANVFLIMGFIKSIPRQLDEAAIIDGCSVYQVYGRIILPLIKPILGVVALFSFRNTWNDYITGLIMTIGAPQLKTLTVAVVQLKYSVNAAAEWHIMLAGASIAIIPILLVYLLASRSFIAGLTAGAMKG
- a CDS encoding sugar ABC transporter permease translates to MRPAKSRNLVGKQASKKIRENIDSYVFMLPNLILFISCSLYPVLWALKYVFYQYGGYGSGEIRFVGLANLERIFRDKVYWESLGRTFIYGFGKVGIIIPLAFLLAYFLNENKKFHTAAQSIIFLPTIMSSAVMGLVFYLLFNAYNGEINKMLMTGGIINQPINWLGKRHAMKTLVLTAIWGGLGNYMVYFIAGIQQVSTEVIESAKIDGAGRIKTIWYILLPMLGPVLKIILMLAITSAFSDISNVMVLTEGGPNNQTMVSSLYNYRYFFPVSATESTVPQYGYGAAVSVMTAFVAGLVTLLYLKIARKLDDIY
- a CDS encoding ribonucleotide-diphosphate reductase subunit beta, with the translated sequence MDNKITRKALFNEKGDIELSKRRLINGNTTNLNDFNNIKYSWTSDWYRQAMNNFWIPEEINMSQDVKDYRLLDEAEKTAYDKILSFLIFLDSIQTANLPNISEYITANEVNLCLNIQTFQEAVHSQSYGYILDSICSPEERTEILYQWRDDPHLLARNKFIGDLYNEFYEEKSPWLLAKTMIANYILEGIYFYSGFMFFYNLGRMGKMPGTVQEIRYINRDENTHLWLFRSMLLELKKEEPELFTEEKVAVYKAMIKEGAEQEIRWGQYVLDNKIPGLTNQMVEAYIKYLGNQRSMALGFGPIYDEYQTEPDAMSWVSEYSDPNQIKTDFFEGKPSAYSKAAVIEDDL